A genomic segment from Polyangiaceae bacterium encodes:
- a CDS encoding transposase — translation MEPIAAQAFCEPRTYSVVTTRLLHFVGTAPWSDRDIPARRRRYAVDGMRKQDPVTISIVDDAGFLKQGKHSVGVQRQYRLCGQSHRCQIGVRPLRVESGEAGCHRLRAVFAAKWTDARSAKAAYPDCVFQDRSPKFPRSTRSGEPKLTISLENSPR, via the coding sequence GTGGAACCCATCGCAGCGCAAGCGTTCTGCGAACCGCGGACGTACAGCGTTGTCACGACCAGGCTGCTGCACTTCGTCGGAACTGCGCCGTGGAGCGATCGAGATATTCCGGCGCGCCGCCGCCGCTACGCAGTCGACGGAATGCGCAAGCAGGATCCAGTGACGATTTCGATTGTCGATGATGCCGGGTTCCTCAAGCAGGGCAAACACTCGGTCGGCGTGCAGCGGCAATACAGGCTCTGCGGGCAAAGTCACCGTTGCCAGATTGGTGTCAGGCCTTTGCGCGTCGAATCCGGAGAAGCAGGTTGCCATCGACTTCGAGCTGTATTTGCCGCGAAATGGACCGACGCCCGCTCTGCGAAAGCGGCATATCCTGACTGCGTTTTTCAGGACCGAAGCCCGAAATTTCCGCGCTCGACGAGATCCGGCGAGCCAAAGCTGACGATCTCCTTGGAAAATTCTCCTCGCTGA